A single region of the Salvia miltiorrhiza cultivar Shanhuang (shh) chromosome 8, IMPLAD_Smil_shh, whole genome shotgun sequence genome encodes:
- the LOC131000247 gene encoding transcription factor LHW-like isoform X2: protein MGYLFKEALKTLCGVNQWSYAVFWKTGSQNPNLLIWEECYYEPASCYGRPRISGNGTSSETPNLQHGVPGGNRVHLLVNKMMADNHINVIGEGLVGRVAFTGNQQWILSENYYRETHPPEVLKEVCLQFSAGMQTVAVVPILPHGVAQFGSYLPIAEDVGFVNGVMSLIAELGCVPGVLQSANHEANELAPKVGFPLHPGYSAPQESPLESNMIGASSFFADSLNYVGCSAQSSAFDSHTPFSLFGEIQNEMQSSIAPFQAPRSSSFRNKPYDCHEEAKTSQANKSGFSFSNQFMNGLVKAEVIPSNSIARMNRYSPLNIMRSIEDLSFCSSSTLSHASTRCTEQKISCDNVSGGHFIKPVLPGIQVSEVKTNSGLVGDDTKLKTDACFESQSGDDLFDVLGADFKDEWFVSSWKSCLDDQSATTMHNCGTNDFPSRNNLTSPEIYSSSQGKSDSGILSFPGTTGHLLDAVVSKVHPFVKQSLDEDMSCSTSLNDTSGSSASKALLHYGRIGVFDNVEGDLLGMPKCTAKGGIIRSSSSTSTSLREDSGIYGQGGSVYDPWIERSHNIRQSNSVPTGYSTRPHEASKTNRKRLKPGENPRPRPKDRQMIQDRVKELREIVPNGAKCSIDALLERTIKHMLFLQSVTKHADKLKQNAESKIISKDGGLLLKDNFGGATWAYEVGSQSMVCPIIVEDLNQPHQMLVEMLCEERGLFLEIADIIRGLGLTILKGLMETRNDKIWARFAVEANRSVTRMEIFLSLVRLLEQNAKGGVPQSDNVMVQEARQAASIPASDGSRND, encoded by the exons ATGGGCTACTTGTTTAAAGAGGCTTTGAAGACTCTTTGTGGAGTCAACCAGTGGTCCTATGCTGTCTTTTGGAAGACTGGTTCCCAAAATCCCAA CCTTTTAATATGGGAAGAATGTTATTATGAACCCGCATCTTGTTATGGACGTCCCCGGATTTCCGGCAATGGGACTTCAAGTGAAACTCCGAATTTACAACATGGTGTTCCCGGAGGGAACAGGGTGCATTTGCTTGTGAACAAGATGATGGCGGACAATCATATTAATGTCATAGGAGAAGG ATTGGTTGGAAGAGTTGCGTTTACTGGAAACCAACAGTGGATactatctgaaaattattatagaGAAACCCATCCTCCGGAG GTTCTTAAAGAGGTTTGCCTACAGTTCTCAGCTGGCATGCAG ACGGTTGCAGTCGTTCCCATTCTTCCTCATGGTGTAGCTCAGTTTGGTTCATACTTGCCT ATCGCCGAGGATGTCGGATTCGTTAATGGTGTGATGTCATTAATAGCTGAGCTGGGATGTGTACCTGGTGTCTTGCAATCTGCGAACCATGAAGCAAATGAACTTGCTCCTAAAGTTGGATTTCCGCTACATCCTGGATATTCTGCTCCTCAGGAATCGCCTCTTGAATCAAATATGATCGGTGCATCTTCTTTTTTTGCTGACAGTTTAAACTATGTTGGCTGCTCAGCTCAGAGTTCTGCATTTGATAGTCATACACCTTTTTCCTTATTTGGAGAAATCCAAAATGAGATGCAGTCCAGTATTGCACCTTTTCAAGCTCCAAGATCAAGCTCGTTTCGCAACAAGCCATATGATTGCCATGAGGAAGCAAAAACTTCTCAAGCAAATAAGTCGGGCTTTTCTTTCTCGAACCAATTTATGAATGGACTGGTTAAAGCTGAAGTCATCCCTTCAAATTCAATTGCACGGATGAACCGATATTCTCCTCTGAATATAATGAGGTCCATTGAAGATTTATCATTCTGCAGCTCCTCTACTTTATCCCATGCTAGTACACGATGCACAGAACAAAAAATATCGTGTGATAATGTCAGTGGAGGCCATTTTATCAAACCTGTTCTACCTGGCATTCAGGTTTCCGAAGTAAAAACAAATTCAGGTCTTGTTGGGGACGACACAAAGCTGAAAACTGATGCATGCTTTGAATCTCAATCAGGGGATGACTTGTTCGATGTTTTGGGTGCTGACTTTAAGGACGAATGGTTCGTTAGTAGCTGGAAAAGTTGTTTGGATGATCAATCAGCCACAACCATGCATAACTGTGGTACAAATGATTTTCCATCTAGAAATAATCTGACTTCTCCAGAAATATATTCTTCTAGTCAAGGAAAGTCAGATAGCGGGATCTTATCCTTCCCCGGCACCACTGGCCATCTCTTGGATGCAGTGGTCTCTAAGGTTCATCCTTTCGTGAAACAGAGCTTGGATGAAGATATGTCTTGTAGCACGAGTTTGAATGATACAAGTGGCTCATCTGCTTCCAAAGCTTTGCTTCATTATGGGAGGATTGGTGTTTTTGACAATGTAGAGGGAGATTTATTGGGCATGCCAAAATGTACAGCAAAGGGAGGCATAATTCGCTCTTCCTCGTCGACGAGTACGTCTTTGAGAGAGGATTCGGGAATCTATGGCCAGGGTGGTTCCGTTTATGATCCGTGGATTGAAAGAAGTCATAATATAAGACAGAGCAACAGTGTCCCTACTGGATATTCTACTAGACCACATGAGGCAAGCAAAACAAATCGTAAGAGGCTTAAGCCAGGTGAGAATCCGAGACCAAGGCCGAAAGACCGTCAAATGATCCAGGATCGTGTAAAGGAGTTAAGGGAAATTGTGCCTAATGGAGCTAAG TGTAGCATTGATGCACTCCTGGAACGTACTATCAAACATATGCTCTTCTTGCAAAGTGTAACGAAGCATGCGGACAAGCTCAAGCAAAATGCAGAATCAAAG ATCATAAGCAAGGATGGTGGTTTACTTTTGAAAGATAATTTCGGGGGAGCGACATGGGCATATGAAGTAGGATCACAATCTATGGTGTGCCCTATCATCGTTGAGGATCTAAATCAGCCCCATCAAATGCTTGTGGAG ATGCTCTGTGAAGAAAGAGGTTTGTTTCTGGAAATAGCTGACATTATTAGGGGACTGGGGCTAACCATTTTGAAGGGGCTCATGGAAACTAGGAACGATAAGATCTGGGCACGCTTTGCAGTGGAG GCTAATAGGAGTGTGACAAGGATGGAGATCTTTCTCTCGTTAGTTCGCCTCTTGGAGCAAAACGCAAAAGGTGGCGTCCCACAATCCGACAACGTGATGGTCCAAGAAGCTCGCCAAGCCGCCTCTATTCCTGCTTCTGATGGTTCGCGCAATGATTAG
- the LOC131000247 gene encoding transcription factor LHW-like isoform X1, which produces MGYLFKEALKTLCGVNQWSYAVFWKTGSQNPNLLIWEECYYEPASCYGRPRISGNGTSSETPNLQHGVPGGNRVHLLVNKMMADNHINVIGEGLVGRVAFTGNQQWILSENYYRETHPPEVLKEVCLQFSAGMQTVAVVPILPHGVAQFGSYLPIAEDVGFVNGVMSLIAELGCVPGVLQSANHEANELAPKVGFPLHPGYSAPQESPLESNMIGASSFFADSLNYVGCSAQSSAFDSHTPFSLFGEIQNEMQSSIAPFQAPRSSSFRNKPYDCHEEAKTSQANKSGFSFSNQFMNGLVKAEVIPSNSIARMNRYSPLNIMRSIEDLSFCSSSTLSHASTRCTEQKISCDNVSGGHFIKPVLPGIQVSEVKTNSGLVGDDTKLKTDACFESQSGDDLFDVLGADFKDEWFVSSWKSCLDDQSATTMHNCGTNDFPSRNNLTSPEIYSSSQGKSDSGILSFPGTTGHLLDAVVSKVHPFVKQSLDEDMSCSTSLNDTSGSSASKALLHYGRIGVFDNVEGDLLGMPKCTAKGGIIRSSSSTSTSLREDSGIYGQGGSVYDPWIERSHNIRQSNSVPTGYSTRPHEASKTNRKRLKPGENPRPRPKDRQMIQDRVKELREIVPNGAKCSIDALLERTIKHMLFLQSVTKHADKLKQNAESKLQIISKDGGLLLKDNFGGATWAYEVGSQSMVCPIIVEDLNQPHQMLVEMLCEERGLFLEIADIIRGLGLTILKGLMETRNDKIWARFAVEANRSVTRMEIFLSLVRLLEQNAKGGVPQSDNVMVQEARQAASIPASDGSRND; this is translated from the exons ATGGGCTACTTGTTTAAAGAGGCTTTGAAGACTCTTTGTGGAGTCAACCAGTGGTCCTATGCTGTCTTTTGGAAGACTGGTTCCCAAAATCCCAA CCTTTTAATATGGGAAGAATGTTATTATGAACCCGCATCTTGTTATGGACGTCCCCGGATTTCCGGCAATGGGACTTCAAGTGAAACTCCGAATTTACAACATGGTGTTCCCGGAGGGAACAGGGTGCATTTGCTTGTGAACAAGATGATGGCGGACAATCATATTAATGTCATAGGAGAAGG ATTGGTTGGAAGAGTTGCGTTTACTGGAAACCAACAGTGGATactatctgaaaattattatagaGAAACCCATCCTCCGGAG GTTCTTAAAGAGGTTTGCCTACAGTTCTCAGCTGGCATGCAG ACGGTTGCAGTCGTTCCCATTCTTCCTCATGGTGTAGCTCAGTTTGGTTCATACTTGCCT ATCGCCGAGGATGTCGGATTCGTTAATGGTGTGATGTCATTAATAGCTGAGCTGGGATGTGTACCTGGTGTCTTGCAATCTGCGAACCATGAAGCAAATGAACTTGCTCCTAAAGTTGGATTTCCGCTACATCCTGGATATTCTGCTCCTCAGGAATCGCCTCTTGAATCAAATATGATCGGTGCATCTTCTTTTTTTGCTGACAGTTTAAACTATGTTGGCTGCTCAGCTCAGAGTTCTGCATTTGATAGTCATACACCTTTTTCCTTATTTGGAGAAATCCAAAATGAGATGCAGTCCAGTATTGCACCTTTTCAAGCTCCAAGATCAAGCTCGTTTCGCAACAAGCCATATGATTGCCATGAGGAAGCAAAAACTTCTCAAGCAAATAAGTCGGGCTTTTCTTTCTCGAACCAATTTATGAATGGACTGGTTAAAGCTGAAGTCATCCCTTCAAATTCAATTGCACGGATGAACCGATATTCTCCTCTGAATATAATGAGGTCCATTGAAGATTTATCATTCTGCAGCTCCTCTACTTTATCCCATGCTAGTACACGATGCACAGAACAAAAAATATCGTGTGATAATGTCAGTGGAGGCCATTTTATCAAACCTGTTCTACCTGGCATTCAGGTTTCCGAAGTAAAAACAAATTCAGGTCTTGTTGGGGACGACACAAAGCTGAAAACTGATGCATGCTTTGAATCTCAATCAGGGGATGACTTGTTCGATGTTTTGGGTGCTGACTTTAAGGACGAATGGTTCGTTAGTAGCTGGAAAAGTTGTTTGGATGATCAATCAGCCACAACCATGCATAACTGTGGTACAAATGATTTTCCATCTAGAAATAATCTGACTTCTCCAGAAATATATTCTTCTAGTCAAGGAAAGTCAGATAGCGGGATCTTATCCTTCCCCGGCACCACTGGCCATCTCTTGGATGCAGTGGTCTCTAAGGTTCATCCTTTCGTGAAACAGAGCTTGGATGAAGATATGTCTTGTAGCACGAGTTTGAATGATACAAGTGGCTCATCTGCTTCCAAAGCTTTGCTTCATTATGGGAGGATTGGTGTTTTTGACAATGTAGAGGGAGATTTATTGGGCATGCCAAAATGTACAGCAAAGGGAGGCATAATTCGCTCTTCCTCGTCGACGAGTACGTCTTTGAGAGAGGATTCGGGAATCTATGGCCAGGGTGGTTCCGTTTATGATCCGTGGATTGAAAGAAGTCATAATATAAGACAGAGCAACAGTGTCCCTACTGGATATTCTACTAGACCACATGAGGCAAGCAAAACAAATCGTAAGAGGCTTAAGCCAGGTGAGAATCCGAGACCAAGGCCGAAAGACCGTCAAATGATCCAGGATCGTGTAAAGGAGTTAAGGGAAATTGTGCCTAATGGAGCTAAG TGTAGCATTGATGCACTCCTGGAACGTACTATCAAACATATGCTCTTCTTGCAAAGTGTAACGAAGCATGCGGACAAGCTCAAGCAAAATGCAGAATCAAAG TTGCAGATCATAAGCAAGGATGGTGGTTTACTTTTGAAAGATAATTTCGGGGGAGCGACATGGGCATATGAAGTAGGATCACAATCTATGGTGTGCCCTATCATCGTTGAGGATCTAAATCAGCCCCATCAAATGCTTGTGGAG ATGCTCTGTGAAGAAAGAGGTTTGTTTCTGGAAATAGCTGACATTATTAGGGGACTGGGGCTAACCATTTTGAAGGGGCTCATGGAAACTAGGAACGATAAGATCTGGGCACGCTTTGCAGTGGAG GCTAATAGGAGTGTGACAAGGATGGAGATCTTTCTCTCGTTAGTTCGCCTCTTGGAGCAAAACGCAAAAGGTGGCGTCCCACAATCCGACAACGTGATGGTCCAAGAAGCTCGCCAAGCCGCCTCTATTCCTGCTTCTGATGGTTCGCGCAATGATTAG
- the LOC131000247 gene encoding transcription factor LHW-like isoform X3, producing the protein MMADNHINVIGEGLVGRVAFTGNQQWILSENYYRETHPPEVLKEVCLQFSAGMQTVAVVPILPHGVAQFGSYLPIAEDVGFVNGVMSLIAELGCVPGVLQSANHEANELAPKVGFPLHPGYSAPQESPLESNMIGASSFFADSLNYVGCSAQSSAFDSHTPFSLFGEIQNEMQSSIAPFQAPRSSSFRNKPYDCHEEAKTSQANKSGFSFSNQFMNGLVKAEVIPSNSIARMNRYSPLNIMRSIEDLSFCSSSTLSHASTRCTEQKISCDNVSGGHFIKPVLPGIQVSEVKTNSGLVGDDTKLKTDACFESQSGDDLFDVLGADFKDEWFVSSWKSCLDDQSATTMHNCGTNDFPSRNNLTSPEIYSSSQGKSDSGILSFPGTTGHLLDAVVSKVHPFVKQSLDEDMSCSTSLNDTSGSSASKALLHYGRIGVFDNVEGDLLGMPKCTAKGGIIRSSSSTSTSLREDSGIYGQGGSVYDPWIERSHNIRQSNSVPTGYSTRPHEASKTNRKRLKPGENPRPRPKDRQMIQDRVKELREIVPNGAKCSIDALLERTIKHMLFLQSVTKHADKLKQNAESKLQIISKDGGLLLKDNFGGATWAYEVGSQSMVCPIIVEDLNQPHQMLVEMLCEERGLFLEIADIIRGLGLTILKGLMETRNDKIWARFAVEANRSVTRMEIFLSLVRLLEQNAKGGVPQSDNVMVQEARQAASIPASDGSRND; encoded by the exons ATGATGGCGGACAATCATATTAATGTCATAGGAGAAGG ATTGGTTGGAAGAGTTGCGTTTACTGGAAACCAACAGTGGATactatctgaaaattattatagaGAAACCCATCCTCCGGAG GTTCTTAAAGAGGTTTGCCTACAGTTCTCAGCTGGCATGCAG ACGGTTGCAGTCGTTCCCATTCTTCCTCATGGTGTAGCTCAGTTTGGTTCATACTTGCCT ATCGCCGAGGATGTCGGATTCGTTAATGGTGTGATGTCATTAATAGCTGAGCTGGGATGTGTACCTGGTGTCTTGCAATCTGCGAACCATGAAGCAAATGAACTTGCTCCTAAAGTTGGATTTCCGCTACATCCTGGATATTCTGCTCCTCAGGAATCGCCTCTTGAATCAAATATGATCGGTGCATCTTCTTTTTTTGCTGACAGTTTAAACTATGTTGGCTGCTCAGCTCAGAGTTCTGCATTTGATAGTCATACACCTTTTTCCTTATTTGGAGAAATCCAAAATGAGATGCAGTCCAGTATTGCACCTTTTCAAGCTCCAAGATCAAGCTCGTTTCGCAACAAGCCATATGATTGCCATGAGGAAGCAAAAACTTCTCAAGCAAATAAGTCGGGCTTTTCTTTCTCGAACCAATTTATGAATGGACTGGTTAAAGCTGAAGTCATCCCTTCAAATTCAATTGCACGGATGAACCGATATTCTCCTCTGAATATAATGAGGTCCATTGAAGATTTATCATTCTGCAGCTCCTCTACTTTATCCCATGCTAGTACACGATGCACAGAACAAAAAATATCGTGTGATAATGTCAGTGGAGGCCATTTTATCAAACCTGTTCTACCTGGCATTCAGGTTTCCGAAGTAAAAACAAATTCAGGTCTTGTTGGGGACGACACAAAGCTGAAAACTGATGCATGCTTTGAATCTCAATCAGGGGATGACTTGTTCGATGTTTTGGGTGCTGACTTTAAGGACGAATGGTTCGTTAGTAGCTGGAAAAGTTGTTTGGATGATCAATCAGCCACAACCATGCATAACTGTGGTACAAATGATTTTCCATCTAGAAATAATCTGACTTCTCCAGAAATATATTCTTCTAGTCAAGGAAAGTCAGATAGCGGGATCTTATCCTTCCCCGGCACCACTGGCCATCTCTTGGATGCAGTGGTCTCTAAGGTTCATCCTTTCGTGAAACAGAGCTTGGATGAAGATATGTCTTGTAGCACGAGTTTGAATGATACAAGTGGCTCATCTGCTTCCAAAGCTTTGCTTCATTATGGGAGGATTGGTGTTTTTGACAATGTAGAGGGAGATTTATTGGGCATGCCAAAATGTACAGCAAAGGGAGGCATAATTCGCTCTTCCTCGTCGACGAGTACGTCTTTGAGAGAGGATTCGGGAATCTATGGCCAGGGTGGTTCCGTTTATGATCCGTGGATTGAAAGAAGTCATAATATAAGACAGAGCAACAGTGTCCCTACTGGATATTCTACTAGACCACATGAGGCAAGCAAAACAAATCGTAAGAGGCTTAAGCCAGGTGAGAATCCGAGACCAAGGCCGAAAGACCGTCAAATGATCCAGGATCGTGTAAAGGAGTTAAGGGAAATTGTGCCTAATGGAGCTAAG TGTAGCATTGATGCACTCCTGGAACGTACTATCAAACATATGCTCTTCTTGCAAAGTGTAACGAAGCATGCGGACAAGCTCAAGCAAAATGCAGAATCAAAG TTGCAGATCATAAGCAAGGATGGTGGTTTACTTTTGAAAGATAATTTCGGGGGAGCGACATGGGCATATGAAGTAGGATCACAATCTATGGTGTGCCCTATCATCGTTGAGGATCTAAATCAGCCCCATCAAATGCTTGTGGAG ATGCTCTGTGAAGAAAGAGGTTTGTTTCTGGAAATAGCTGACATTATTAGGGGACTGGGGCTAACCATTTTGAAGGGGCTCATGGAAACTAGGAACGATAAGATCTGGGCACGCTTTGCAGTGGAG GCTAATAGGAGTGTGACAAGGATGGAGATCTTTCTCTCGTTAGTTCGCCTCTTGGAGCAAAACGCAAAAGGTGGCGTCCCACAATCCGACAACGTGATGGTCCAAGAAGCTCGCCAAGCCGCCTCTATTCCTGCTTCTGATGGTTCGCGCAATGATTAG